Proteins from one Bacteroidota bacterium genomic window:
- a CDS encoding FAD-dependent oxidoreductase → MKTRIVILGGGFAGVYTAMELERINSSANEIEVILVNKENYFVFQPMLPEIISGSIGILDTVSPLRRLLPKTTIYVRDVEMVDIANKTVTLSHGFRPRPLVISFDHLVIAVGNVTDFRGLTGLKEHALPFKNLADAIHLRNHVIHLLEEAAIEEDQDLERQLLTFVIAGGGFSGVEVAAELNDFVRKAARHYHGVDEMNIRVILLHSGKRILDKEMSEGLSLYAQKILQQRGVEIKFNSRLQSASPDSAILNSGERIPTKTLVSTVPSSPNPIVDLIDLPKEKGKIKVTTALQVEGTTNIWAIGDCALIPTVDRSGSCPPTAQYASREGTLTAQNIIASIRGEVLKPFTFRGLGKMGALGHRNAVAEIFAGIKLSGFLAWFLWRTVYLFKLPGLERKIKVGIAWALDLLIPTEFVQLKLGTTRGVSQSHFEPGETVFRQGDVGDTLYILLNGEAEVIREEIRLEQRLALLSAGEFFGEMALLNEHTRGATIRCTKAMDVLCLNKNDFRSLVANLPDLRKSFESVMSSRNIKK, encoded by the coding sequence ATGAAAACTCGAATCGTTATCCTTGGCGGTGGCTTCGCCGGTGTTTATACTGCAATGGAGCTGGAACGAATAAACAGTTCGGCGAATGAAATTGAAGTTATCCTGGTTAATAAAGAAAACTATTTCGTTTTTCAACCGATGTTGCCGGAAATCATTTCAGGAAGCATTGGCATCCTTGATACGGTAAGTCCTCTGCGGCGACTATTGCCCAAAACGACGATCTACGTCCGCGATGTAGAAATGGTCGATATTGCGAACAAGACTGTGACATTGAGCCACGGATTTCGACCGCGGCCGCTCGTGATCAGTTTCGATCATCTCGTTATTGCCGTGGGAAATGTGACCGATTTCCGGGGATTGACCGGACTGAAGGAGCATGCACTTCCGTTCAAGAACCTTGCCGACGCGATCCATTTGAGAAATCACGTTATTCACCTGTTAGAGGAAGCTGCAATTGAAGAAGATCAGGACTTGGAACGGCAGCTGCTCACATTTGTGATAGCGGGCGGCGGATTTTCCGGTGTGGAAGTGGCGGCAGAGTTAAATGATTTTGTGCGAAAAGCTGCGCGACATTATCACGGTGTCGATGAAATGAATATCAGAGTAATCCTGCTTCATTCAGGCAAACGGATACTCGACAAAGAAATGAGTGAAGGACTTTCTCTGTATGCACAAAAAATCCTGCAGCAGCGTGGCGTGGAGATCAAATTTAATTCTCGATTGCAATCTGCATCACCGGACAGCGCAATCCTGAACAGTGGTGAGCGTATCCCAACCAAAACTCTTGTATCAACCGTTCCCTCATCTCCGAATCCCATTGTGGACTTGATCGATCTTCCCAAAGAAAAGGGAAAGATCAAAGTGACAACAGCACTTCAAGTGGAAGGAACAACAAACATTTGGGCTATTGGAGATTGTGCACTCATACCAACCGTCGACAGATCTGGTTCGTGTCCCCCAACCGCACAGTATGCATCTCGCGAAGGAACATTGACTGCTCAGAATATTATTGCTTCGATCCGAGGGGAAGTTCTGAAACCTTTCACATTCCGAGGCCTCGGAAAAATGGGAGCGCTCGGTCACCGCAATGCCGTTGCAGAAATTTTTGCAGGAATTAAACTTTCAGGATTCCTTGCATGGTTCCTTTGGCGGACGGTCTATTTGTTCAAACTTCCTGGACTAGAACGCAAGATCAAAGTTGGAATAGCCTGGGCGCTGGATCTGCTTATTCCCACCGAATTTGTGCAACTGAAACTGGGAACAACACGTGGAGTATCTCAATCACATTTTGAACCGGGAGAAACGGTCTTCCGGCAAGGAGATGTAGGCGATACGCTCTATATTCTATTAAACGGCGAAGCAGAGGTGATCCGGGAAGAAATCAGATTGGAACAGCGATTGGCTCTCTTAAGTGCTGGGGAATTTTTCGGGGAGATGGCGCTGCTAAACGAACATACGAGAGGAGCAACGATCCGCTGCACTAAAGCAATGGATGTGCTCTGCCTGAACAAGAACGATTTCCGCTCGCTCGTTGCTAATCTTCCCGATCTTCGAAAAAGTTTTGAGAGCGTGATGTCGTCCCGCAACATTAAAAAATGA
- a CDS encoding NAD-dependent epimerase/dehydratase family protein, with amino-acid sequence MSTKAVLITGANGEIGHGLVARLTEKNPDVRIVAIDVHPLSKTLQEKCHEVIVGDIMDSSLLDRLAAFYDFGTIYHLAAILSTKAEREPVLGHRVNVDGTLGLLELAARQARATGENVKFLFPSSIAAYGLPDVPTKMKAGKVKESEWLDARTMYGINKKYCEDLGRYYNWYYRQIDPQPTTAHVDFRGIRFPGLISAVTLPTGGTSDYGPEMMHFAAQGKVYNCFVPESATLPFMVMPDAINALLQLEAAPAKNLTQVVYNIGAFSVSAKDFYEVIKKAFPHAQVSFKPDTLRQKIVDSWPADVDDSLAQKEWGWKAEYDFIRSFDEYLIPAVKQRYEKK; translated from the coding sequence ATGTCCACAAAAGCGGTACTCATTACCGGAGCTAACGGTGAAATCGGTCACGGGCTTGTAGCACGACTGACAGAAAAAAATCCCGATGTGCGAATTGTTGCTATCGATGTCCATCCATTGAGCAAAACGCTTCAGGAAAAATGTCACGAAGTGATTGTCGGCGATATCATGGATTCGTCGCTGCTCGATCGTCTTGCAGCATTCTATGATTTTGGTACAATCTATCATCTTGCGGCGATTCTCTCCACAAAAGCAGAACGTGAGCCGGTGCTTGGCCATAGAGTGAATGTGGATGGAACATTGGGATTGTTAGAACTTGCAGCCCGGCAGGCGCGTGCGACAGGGGAGAATGTGAAATTTCTTTTTCCGAGCTCGATCGCTGCATACGGTCTACCGGATGTTCCGACGAAAATGAAAGCGGGAAAAGTAAAAGAATCCGAATGGCTCGATGCACGGACAATGTACGGCATCAATAAAAAATATTGTGAAGATCTCGGGCGCTACTATAATTGGTATTATCGTCAGATAGATCCTCAGCCGACCACTGCCCATGTCGATTTTCGCGGGATACGATTTCCGGGACTGATCAGCGCCGTCACACTCCCGACCGGGGGAACCAGCGATTATGGTCCCGAGATGATGCATTTTGCCGCGCAGGGAAAAGTGTATAACTGCTTCGTTCCCGAAAGTGCTACACTACCATTTATGGTGATGCCTGATGCGATCAATGCATTGTTACAGTTGGAGGCAGCTCCCGCGAAAAATCTAACACAAGTTGTCTATAATATCGGAGCATTTTCAGTTTCCGCGAAAGATTTTTACGAAGTCATTAAAAAAGCGTTTCCCCATGCTCAAGTGAGTTTTAAACCCGACACGCTTCGGCAGAAGATTGTTGATAGCTGGCCGGCGGATGTTGATGATTCACTTGCGCAAAAAGAATGGGGGTGGAAGGCGGAGTATGATTTCATTCGTTCGTTTGATGAGTATCTTATTCCCGCCGTTAAACAGAGGTATGAAAAAAAATGA
- a CDS encoding FKBP-type peptidyl-prolyl cis-trans isomerase: protein MKQLSVCVIVLCLFTLNVFAQQSKTNQTKTKAKPKSKSSVLKTNEDKMSYLSGYDLGLKVTSNVKTNNFPLRVSAFVVGIQEALDGKENQLSPEEIQQCVEIFQKMNPQSSDEQKLHALAGKYKKEGEEFLAVNAKKDSVKTTASGLQYKILREGTGKAPAETSTVTVHYRGRLTDGVVFDESYARGEPTTFQLNQVIKGWTEGLQLMKEGAKFEFYIPNNLAYGERPVGQLIPPGSMLIFEVELIAVK from the coding sequence ATGAAGCAATTATCTGTTTGTGTTATCGTGCTGTGCTTGTTCACGTTGAATGTATTTGCGCAGCAGTCTAAAACCAATCAAACAAAAACAAAAGCAAAACCAAAATCAAAATCATCAGTCCTTAAGACCAATGAGGATAAGATGAGTTATTTGAGCGGTTACGATCTTGGATTGAAAGTGACGAGCAATGTGAAAACAAATAATTTTCCGTTGCGAGTTTCCGCATTTGTCGTTGGGATTCAAGAAGCACTGGATGGAAAAGAAAACCAGCTTTCACCGGAAGAAATTCAACAGTGTGTCGAGATTTTCCAAAAGATGAATCCTCAGTCGAGCGATGAGCAAAAATTGCATGCATTAGCCGGCAAGTATAAAAAAGAGGGGGAAGAATTTCTTGCTGTAAATGCAAAAAAGGACAGCGTAAAAACAACCGCCAGCGGTTTACAATACAAGATCTTGCGTGAAGGAACCGGAAAAGCGCCTGCGGAAACAAGTACCGTTACAGTCCACTATCGTGGTCGATTGACTGACGGTGTTGTGTTTGATGAATCGTATGCACGAGGCGAGCCGACAACATTTCAATTAAATCAAGTGATTAAAGGATGGACGGAAGGTTTGCAATTGATGAAAGAGGGAGCAAAGTTTGAATTTTATATCCCAAACAATTTAGCGTACGGAGAACGTCCAGTAGGCCAGTTGATTCCTCCGGGATCCATGCTCATTTTTGAAGTTGAGTTGATTGCAGTAAAATAA
- a CDS encoding GH92 family glycosyl hydrolase, whose product MQLLVAFFLSSVFLFAQTRSADLVNPFVGTDGHGHTFPGATTPFGMVQLSPDTRVEGWDACSGYHYSDSTILGFTHTHLSGTGVPDYGDILFMPMSKQPSLQPHQYRSSFSHQNENASAGYYRVLLQDDSINVELTATTRVGIHRYRFPKRDSAYVIIDLHHGLGPDVVIDSWMQKNGRTEITGFRRSKGWAQDQHLYFVAQFSLPIQNISMTNNDSIAWNSTTTKGNNVKGALLFNTKKNKELIIKVALSSVSVEGARKNLLVEAKGWNFETILTKTKKQWNDELNKISIRGGTVSQQRTFYTALYHCKIAPNTFSDVDGKYRGMNGVIQTAKDRTHYSVFSLWDTFRALHPLLSTINSKRVTDFINTFLAQYDESGLLPVWELCSNETYCMIGYHSVSVIADAVAKNISGFDKNKALKAMVNSAEKDHFGLNSYRTNGYVLGEKESESVSKTLEYAYDDWCIAYTAELLGKHDIAQQYFVRSQNYRNVFDPRVGFMRGKKNGIWNEPFTPASVSLDFTEANSWQYSFFIPHDINGMIELYGGQTEFINKLDELFSTSSKLEGRQQSDITGLIGQYAHGNEPSHHMAYLFTYAGAPAKTQERVHQILDEMYHDKPGGLSGNEDCGQMSAWYVMSAMGLYQVTPGNPEYVLTSSLFDSVSIKLENGKQFLISTKRSSPNDLYVQSIQKNGKELDELFISHNDIINGSILNVVVGPNPSQRFNKQKNVPTIRELPFTTVPYFSSKGLSFRESTTVEIFPGEKEASIFYTLNGSIPSTASIPYHAPIAIKDNTIIQAVAVRNNISSAPVKAVFVKTKSVGTISLATHYSDQYTAGGNDALIDGLLGVEDFRVGHWQGYEQSDLDATIDLGSVKKIDEINARFLQDNNAWIFFPTHIDYEISSDGITFENVFSGTTGVPPQQNGAIIQSVEQRVNKQVRYIRVRAKNIGTCPVWHKGNGGKAWLFIDEIEIR is encoded by the coding sequence ATGCAATTGCTTGTCGCCTTTTTCCTTTCTTCAGTATTTCTATTCGCACAAACACGCTCTGCTGATCTTGTTAATCCATTTGTGGGAACGGATGGACATGGACATACATTTCCCGGGGCGACAACTCCCTTCGGAATGGTGCAGCTCAGTCCGGACACACGTGTTGAAGGATGGGATGCGTGCAGTGGTTATCATTATTCCGATTCCACAATCCTTGGATTTACTCATACACATCTCAGCGGTACAGGAGTACCTGATTACGGAGATATTTTGTTCATGCCGATGTCGAAGCAACCAAGTCTTCAGCCGCATCAATATCGTTCTTCATTTTCGCACCAAAACGAAAACGCTTCGGCAGGATACTATCGAGTTCTTCTTCAAGACGATTCCATCAATGTGGAATTGACAGCAACAACTCGAGTTGGTATTCATCGATACAGATTTCCAAAGAGAGATTCTGCGTACGTGATTATTGATCTTCATCATGGTTTAGGACCGGATGTTGTTATTGATTCATGGATGCAAAAGAATGGAAGAACGGAAATTACCGGCTTTCGACGATCAAAAGGATGGGCTCAAGATCAACATCTTTACTTCGTCGCACAATTTTCTCTGCCAATCCAAAACATTTCAATGACCAATAACGATTCGATCGCTTGGAATAGCACAACAACAAAAGGAAACAACGTAAAAGGTGCATTGTTGTTTAACACCAAGAAAAACAAGGAACTCATCATTAAAGTTGCTCTCTCCTCAGTCAGTGTAGAAGGAGCACGAAAAAATCTTTTGGTGGAAGCAAAAGGGTGGAATTTTGAAACGATCTTGACAAAAACAAAAAAACAATGGAATGATGAGTTAAACAAAATTAGCATTCGCGGTGGTACAGTTTCACAGCAACGAACATTTTACACAGCACTGTATCATTGCAAGATTGCACCCAATACATTTTCCGATGTTGACGGGAAATATCGGGGGATGAATGGCGTTATTCAAACTGCAAAGGATAGAACTCATTATTCAGTTTTTTCACTTTGGGATACGTTTCGAGCGTTACATCCACTTCTTTCGACCATTAACTCGAAACGGGTAACCGATTTTATAAACACTTTTTTAGCGCAGTATGATGAGAGCGGATTGCTTCCGGTATGGGAACTCTGTTCAAACGAAACGTACTGCATGATTGGATATCATTCTGTTTCGGTGATTGCCGATGCGGTCGCAAAGAATATTTCCGGTTTTGACAAAAACAAAGCATTGAAGGCAATGGTAAACAGTGCAGAGAAAGATCATTTCGGTTTAAATTCGTACCGCACAAACGGTTATGTCCTAGGTGAAAAAGAATCGGAATCGGTCTCCAAAACGTTGGAATATGCTTATGATGATTGGTGTATTGCTTATACCGCAGAGTTGTTAGGGAAGCATGATATCGCTCAACAATATTTTGTCCGCTCGCAAAACTATCGAAACGTCTTCGACCCGCGAGTCGGATTTATGCGAGGAAAAAAGAATGGAATATGGAATGAACCTTTTACTCCCGCATCCGTATCGCTCGATTTTACAGAGGCAAATTCATGGCAGTATAGTTTCTTCATTCCTCACGATATCAACGGAATGATTGAATTGTACGGCGGTCAGACAGAGTTCATCAATAAATTAGATGAACTCTTCTCAACATCAAGTAAACTTGAGGGACGACAACAATCAGACATTACCGGATTGATCGGACAATACGCACATGGAAACGAACCAAGTCACCATATGGCGTATTTGTTCACCTATGCTGGTGCACCCGCAAAAACTCAAGAACGCGTTCATCAAATTCTTGACGAGATGTATCATGACAAGCCGGGCGGACTTTCCGGAAATGAGGATTGCGGGCAAATGTCTGCATGGTATGTGATGAGCGCAATGGGATTATATCAGGTAACTCCCGGAAATCCTGAATATGTACTGACATCCTCACTATTTGATTCTGTCAGTATAAAACTCGAGAACGGAAAACAATTTCTTATCTCCACCAAAAGATCATCGCCAAACGATCTTTACGTTCAATCCATTCAGAAAAACGGAAAAGAACTTGACGAATTATTCATTTCCCATAACGATATAATAAATGGTTCTATTCTTAATGTTGTTGTCGGCCCAAATCCTTCTCAACGATTTAATAAACAAAAGAATGTTCCAACTATTAGAGAATTACCATTTACTACCGTTCCCTATTTTTCATCGAAAGGATTGTCGTTTCGAGAATCAACTACTGTAGAAATATTTCCTGGAGAAAAAGAAGCGTCGATATTTTATACTCTCAATGGTTCGATTCCCTCAACTGCATCCATTCCTTATCATGCACCGATCGCTATTAAGGACAACACAATCATTCAGGCTGTTGCAGTGCGAAATAATATTAGCAGTGCACCTGTGAAGGCGGTATTTGTAAAAACAAAATCAGTCGGTACAATTTCGTTAGCAACCCATTACAGCGATCAATATACTGCAGGGGGTAACGATGCGCTGATTGACGGACTACTCGGTGTCGAAGATTTTCGAGTCGGTCACTGGCAAGGATATGAACAATCCGATCTTGATGCTACCATTGATTTGGGAAGTGTAAAAAAAATCGACGAGATCAATGCGCGATTTTTACAGGACAACAATGCGTGGATCTTTTTTCCCACGCATATCGACTATGAGATTTCATCCGACGGAATCACATTTGAGAATGTCTTTTCCGGAACAACCGGGGTCCCTCCTCAACAGAACGGCGCAATCATCCAATCAGTTGAGCAACGCGTGAACAAACAGGTTCGTTATATTCGTGTGCGTGCAAAAAATATCGGCACCTGTCCCGTATGGCATAAAGGGAATGGAGGAAAAGCGTGGTTATTTATTGACGAGATTGAGATTCGATAA
- a CDS encoding dienelactone hydrolase family protein yields MKKMFVLVSVFIVITAADEKKSCCGPTATAEFAAFGKDLAFVALHEAPEPFNFKPASGEMKKIKTSDSVDANIYEVRSSEMTDNYLLVFHEWWGLNDYIKQEAERWLIELRNVNVIAVDLYDGKIAAVPDSAKKYVGEVNEERARTIIKAVNEYVGKEAKIATLGWCFGGGWSMQSALLLEKQAVGCVIYYGMPEKDVKKLKTLNCDVLGIFATQDGYINPAVVSQFQKSMKEAKKKLTVKNYDAVHAFANPSNPKYDKEKSADAHTLTSEFLRSKFK; encoded by the coding sequence ATGAAGAAGATGTTCGTATTGGTAAGCGTATTCATCGTGATAACTGCTGCCGATGAAAAAAAATCGTGCTGCGGTCCTACAGCGACGGCAGAGTTTGCAGCATTTGGCAAAGATTTGGCTTTTGTTGCATTGCATGAAGCTCCCGAGCCATTCAACTTCAAACCAGCAAGTGGCGAAATGAAAAAAATTAAAACGTCGGATAGTGTGGATGCCAACATTTATGAAGTGAGATCATCGGAAATGACCGATAACTATCTTCTCGTTTTTCATGAATGGTGGGGATTGAATGATTACATCAAACAGGAAGCAGAACGATGGCTGATTGAACTCAGAAATGTAAATGTGATCGCTGTAGATTTGTATGATGGTAAGATTGCGGCAGTACCCGATTCGGCCAAAAAATATGTCGGTGAAGTAAATGAAGAACGCGCCCGCACAATCATCAAAGCAGTAAATGAATACGTAGGGAAAGAGGCAAAGATTGCAACGCTCGGCTGGTGTTTCGGCGGTGGCTGGTCCATGCAATCTGCATTACTGCTGGAAAAACAAGCTGTTGGTTGTGTGATCTATTACGGCATGCCGGAAAAAGATGTAAAGAAATTGAAGACGTTGAATTGTGACGTGCTTGGTATTTTTGCTACACAGGATGGTTATATCAATCCCGCAGTTGTTTCACAATTTCAAAAGAGCATGAAAGAAGCGAAAAAGAAACTCACAGTAAAAAATTATGATGCTGTTCACGCATTTGCAAATCCAAGTAACCCGAAATACGACAAGGAAAAATCAGCTGATGCGCATACGCTGACTTCAGAATTCTTACGATCGAAGTTTAAGTAG
- a CDS encoding YciI family protein, with protein MKTVIFFLLILAAVLPAQEKNLREEAKAFGPLLLVKDKAKKEVKDGEMKQYFLVLLKRGPIRNQDSTTSAELQKGHLANIERLYKEGKIDMAGPMGHDGDLRGIFIFNCDTYDEVMMHCSTDPAIKAGRLIFEIYPWWAEKGIKLR; from the coding sequence ATGAAAACAGTGATTTTCTTTTTACTAATACTCGCTGCAGTTTTGCCGGCACAAGAGAAAAATTTGAGAGAAGAAGCAAAAGCTTTCGGTCCGCTTCTGCTGGTAAAAGACAAAGCGAAGAAAGAAGTAAAAGACGGCGAGATGAAGCAATATTTTCTCGTACTGTTAAAAAGAGGCCCAATTAGGAATCAGGATTCTACAACATCGGCGGAGTTGCAGAAAGGACATCTGGCAAACATTGAACGTCTCTATAAAGAAGGAAAGATTGATATGGCGGGACCGATGGGTCACGATGGTGATTTGCGCGGAATTTTTATTTTTAATTGCGACACATACGATGAAGTGATGATGCATTGTTCAACCGACCCTGCAATTAAAGCCGGAAGATTGATTTTTGAAATATATCCGTGGTGGGCAGAAAAAGGAATTAAATTACGGTAA
- a CDS encoding UDP-N-acetylmuramate dehydrogenase: protein MVTLLEHIPLKDYTTIHLGGTAKYFLSCASDHDVKEALQYAASKGIRVHILGGGSNTIFSDEGFNGLILKNDLRGISYVNDGDHILASAKAGENWESFVRSSVEKGYAGVECLSGIPGSIGATPIQNVGAYGQEVKDTIVLVKVIERASLKEREFRNADCGFSYRTSRFKTQDVGKYIVTEVTFRLKKNGRPTIHYPEVKKIIESSVNLPALSDGKESLEAVRNVVLSLRKKKSMVIDPTDSNTRSVGSFFLNPIVEEGILLKIIETWKKIGDGSSVPTFPFENKKKIPAAWLIEKSGFKKGYKKNGVGISENHTLALVNYHGTTKALLDIAEEIRNGVQSVFGICLELEANVVS, encoded by the coding sequence ATGGTCACTCTGCTTGAACATATCCCGCTTAAGGATTATACAACAATACATCTCGGTGGTACAGCAAAATATTTTCTCTCGTGCGCGTCTGATCACGATGTAAAGGAAGCGCTGCAGTATGCTGCTTCGAAAGGGATTCGCGTCCATATTCTTGGTGGAGGAAGTAACACAATTTTTTCTGACGAAGGGTTCAACGGACTTATACTAAAAAACGATCTTAGAGGAATTTCATATGTCAATGACGGCGACCATATTCTAGCAAGTGCAAAGGCAGGTGAAAATTGGGAATCATTTGTTCGATCGTCTGTCGAAAAAGGATATGCTGGAGTTGAATGCCTATCCGGAATTCCTGGAAGTATCGGCGCAACACCCATACAAAATGTCGGTGCGTATGGACAGGAAGTGAAGGATACAATTGTATTGGTGAAAGTGATAGAGAGAGCATCATTAAAGGAAAGAGAGTTTAGAAATGCAGATTGCGGTTTTTCATATCGCACAAGCAGATTCAAGACGCAGGATGTAGGGAAATATATTGTCACCGAAGTGACATTTCGTCTGAAAAAGAATGGACGTCCCACAATTCATTACCCTGAAGTAAAAAAGATTATAGAATCATCCGTGAACCTTCCCGCTCTTTCCGACGGGAAAGAATCTCTGGAAGCAGTACGAAACGTTGTTCTTTCACTTCGGAAAAAAAAATCGATGGTGATTGATCCTACAGACTCAAATACCCGTTCTGTCGGCTCATTTTTTTTAAATCCAATCGTTGAAGAGGGTATTCTTTTGAAGATCATCGAAACATGGAAAAAAATTGGAGATGGATCGAGTGTTCCTACATTTCCTTTTGAAAACAAGAAAAAAATCCCCGCGGCGTGGCTCATAGAAAAATCGGGATTCAAAAAAGGATACAAGAAAAACGGAGTTGGTATTTCGGAGAACCATACTCTGGCGCTGGTGAATTATCATGGAACGACAAAAGCGCTATTGGATATTGCAGAAGAGATTCGCAACGGTGTACAATCCGTCTTTGGAATTTGTCTAGAATTAGAAGCAAATGTTGTTTCATAA
- a CDS encoding GDSL-type esterase/lipase family protein, whose product MKKALLSIALCCSFCIAQTPYDSLYLKSSVYKNLTAMFAMSKITSTDIVFLGNSITFGGNWTDLLGRERIANRGIGGDNTIGMLHRMQYVYQLKPKLCFIMAGINDIYADAPLDVVFQNYVKIIDTLRIHSIIPIIQSTLHVNPKWKRSEEKNSEVTKLNLMLQEFAQKNTIQFVDINAVLSEKGILRDEYTSDGVHLTPAAYDRWRELIFPILKKHGL is encoded by the coding sequence ATGAAGAAAGCTCTTCTTTCAATCGCTTTATGTTGTAGTTTCTGCATTGCACAAACACCATATGATTCGCTCTATTTGAAAAGTTCGGTGTATAAGAATCTTACCGCAATGTTTGCTATGTCTAAAATTACTTCTACCGATATTGTTTTTCTCGGAAATTCCATCACTTTTGGCGGAAATTGGACTGATCTGCTTGGACGAGAACGCATAGCCAACAGAGGGATTGGTGGAGATAATACCATCGGAATGCTGCACAGGATGCAATATGTCTATCAATTAAAGCCGAAACTCTGCTTTATCATGGCAGGGATCAACGATATTTATGCCGATGCTCCTTTGGATGTTGTGTTTCAAAATTACGTTAAGATTATCGATACCCTCCGAATACATTCGATTATTCCGATTATACAATCGACGCTGCATGTCAATCCAAAATGGAAGCGGTCCGAAGAGAAAAATTCTGAAGTAACAAAGTTGAATCTGATGCTTCAAGAATTTGCCCAGAAGAATACGATACAGTTTGTTGATATCAACGCAGTTCTTTCGGAAAAGGGAATTCTGCGGGATGAATATACTTCTGATGGAGTCCATTTAACACCTGCTGCGTACGATCGTTGGAGAGAGCTGATTTTTCCCATTCTTAAAAAGCATGGTTTGTAA
- a CDS encoding L-threonylcarbamoyladenylate synthase: MHTLITSSYKSASEFIARNNVVAFPTETVYGLGANAFESDAVKKIFIAKGRPSDNPLIVHVGSLDQIPSVVSSIPRYAEKLIQAFFPGPLTLVLPKNKKISSLATAGLATVGVRIPKHAVAQKFLKECGVPVAAPSANLSGSPSPTTWQAVKHDLNGRIPCILKGDPSRIGVESTVLDCTGSSPVILRAGGVTLEQLRTIIPSTRLQKQQTNVPKSPGVKYRHYSPLAYVFIVSGPDETVPMKSSAYIGMRSGGRNNFGLKKICRNGEEYARSLFHFFRLCDAKKIETIYCEQVSEDGIGLALMDRIRKAAVQ; the protein is encoded by the coding sequence ATGCACACGCTTATCACATCATCATACAAGTCCGCCTCTGAGTTCATTGCTCGCAACAATGTTGTCGCCTTCCCGACGGAAACAGTCTATGGACTCGGCGCAAATGCATTTGAATCCGATGCTGTCAAAAAAATATTTATTGCCAAAGGAAGACCATCCGATAATCCGCTGATTGTGCATGTTGGTTCGCTGGATCAAATTCCATCTGTGGTTTCTTCTATCCCACGGTATGCAGAAAAACTCATTCAAGCATTTTTCCCCGGACCGTTAACCCTTGTGTTACCAAAAAATAAAAAGATATCATCACTTGCCACTGCAGGACTCGCGACTGTGGGTGTGAGAATTCCAAAACATGCTGTGGCGCAAAAATTTTTGAAAGAATGCGGAGTTCCTGTAGCCGCACCTTCTGCGAATCTTTCGGGCTCGCCGAGTCCCACCACGTGGCAGGCAGTGAAACACGATCTGAACGGAAGGATTCCTTGCATCTTGAAAGGGGATCCGTCGCGCATTGGTGTCGAGTCAACCGTGTTGGACTGCACCGGGAGTTCACCGGTGATACTGCGCGCTGGCGGTGTAACGCTGGAACAATTGCGCACGATTATTCCGTCAACACGTCTGCAAAAGCAACAGACGAATGTTCCTAAGAGTCCGGGAGTGAAGTACCGCCACTATTCTCCATTAGCATACGTGTTTATTGTTAGCGGTCCCGATGAAACTGTTCCAATGAAAAGTTCTGCGTATATTGGAATGCGATCCGGCGGACGAAACAATTTTGGATTGAAAAAGATTTGTCGGAATGGAGAAGAATATGCCCGGTCATTGTTTCACTTCTTCCGGCTCTGTGATGCAAAAAAGATTGAGACGATTTATTGTGAACAAGTAAGTGAAGATGGAATTGGATTAGCATTGATGGATCGAATTCGAAAAGCTGCTGTTCAATAA